A region of Gemmatimonadota bacterium DNA encodes the following proteins:
- a CDS encoding sigma-54-dependent Fis family transcriptional regulator, which yields MERILIAEDDRNTREGLVELLSGEGYEVTGVADGEQAYETARNGQFDVLLTDMKMPRVNGLNLIKRMTGTSPETSIIMMTAFATVETAVKAMRDGAFTYLTKPVKLEELLATIEGALQEKKNRRRTNASPRPSSIPDPDIIGESARIRDIFDRVEKVARANTTILLLGESGTGKSLIARAIHARSYRKEHPFVDVSCASIPESLLESELFGTEKGAYTGALSTTRKGYFERAAGGTIFLDEIGEISGAVQVKLLRVLQERRFERLGGTEPLHIDVRVIAATNRNLEDAVAEGRYRQDLYYRLNVLPIVVPPLREHRDDIPPLIDYFIRKYTRENGLGDKYISEEALEICTRYDWPGNIREVENAIESAVVLSDGERILPEHLPGFPNAHAIEAAEVPVQGSLKDSRGQAEKRLIQQALLESGGNRTRAAEALGVTVRTIQYKIKKYGLQ from the coding sequence ATGGAACGCATCCTGATCGCGGAAGACGACCGGAACACCCGTGAGGGGCTGGTCGAGTTGCTGTCGGGCGAGGGGTACGAAGTCACGGGGGTGGCGGACGGGGAACAGGCCTATGAAACGGCCAGGAACGGCCAATTCGACGTCTTGCTCACGGATATGAAAATGCCCCGGGTCAACGGCCTGAACCTGATCAAGCGCATGACCGGCACTTCGCCGGAAACGAGTATCATCATGATGACGGCCTTCGCCACCGTGGAGACGGCCGTCAAGGCCATGCGCGACGGCGCTTTTACCTATCTGACCAAGCCGGTGAAGTTAGAGGAACTGCTCGCCACCATAGAAGGCGCGCTGCAGGAGAAGAAGAACCGGCGGCGCACAAATGCATCACCCAGACCGTCTTCCATCCCCGATCCGGACATCATCGGCGAAAGCGCCCGGATCAGGGACATCTTCGACCGCGTGGAGAAAGTCGCCAGGGCCAATACCACGATCCTGCTGCTCGGTGAAAGCGGTACGGGCAAGAGCCTGATCGCCCGGGCGATCCACGCCAGAAGCTACCGGAAGGAACATCCATTCGTGGATGTGAGTTGCGCCTCCATTCCCGAAAGCCTGCTGGAAAGCGAACTCTTCGGGACTGAAAAAGGGGCGTACACCGGCGCACTGAGCACGACGCGCAAGGGGTATTTCGAGCGGGCGGCCGGCGGGACGATCTTTCTGGACGAAATCGGCGAGATCAGCGGGGCCGTCCAGGTCAAGCTGCTGCGCGTGCTGCAGGAACGCCGGTTCGAACGGCTCGGCGGCACGGAACCGTTGCACATCGACGTCCGGGTGATCGCGGCCACCAACCGCAACCTGGAGGACGCGGTCGCCGAGGGGCGCTACCGGCAGGACCTCTACTACCGGTTGAACGTCCTGCCCATCGTGGTGCCGCCCCTTCGCGAGCACCGGGACGACATCCCGCCGCTCATCGACTACTTCATCCGGAAGTACACGCGGGAGAACGGCCTCGGCGACAAGTATATCTCCGAGGAAGCCCTGGAGATCTGCACGAGGTACGACTGGCCCGGGAACATCCGGGAAGTGGAGAACGCCATCGAGAGCGCCGTCGTATTGAGTGACGGAGAACGCATCCTGCCGGAACATTTACCCGGCTTTCCCAACGCGCACGCGATCGAAGCGGCCGAGGTCCCCGTCCAGGGGTCACTCAAGGACTCCAGGGGACAGGCCGAAAAACGCCTCATCCAACAGGCGCTGCTGGAATCCGGCGGAAACCGGACGCGCGCGGCGGAGGCTCTCGGCGTCACGGTCAGGACCATCCAGTACAAGATCAAGAAATACGGTCTTCAGTGA
- a CDS encoding glycosyltransferase, producing the protein MESTIRPVSVVIPTYNREDRLPSAIRSVLEQTAPPAEIIVVDDGSTDGTPALVRTFPGVRFLRQENQGVSAARNHGISAAKHDWIALLDSDDEWLPRKLERQWSALERDPRFRFCHTDEIWIRKGRRVNPMKKHAKYGGHIFHHCLPLCVISPSSALIHRDLFERFGMFDPELPVCEDYDLWLRICAREPVLYVDEPLLLKFGGHEDQLSRAYWGMDRFRIRALEKLIQSGTLEDEALTAALDTLYLKIDIYAAGAEKRRRFEEADRYRDKKRRLAASLASLVSLARYAGTEGC; encoded by the coding sequence ATGGAATCGACAATCCGTCCCGTCTCCGTCGTGATACCCACCTACAACCGGGAAGACCGTCTGCCGTCGGCGATCCGGTCCGTCCTGGAACAGACAGCGCCGCCGGCCGAGATCATCGTGGTCGACGACGGTTCGACGGACGGTACCCCCGCCCTCGTCCGCACTTTTCCCGGTGTGCGGTTCCTGCGCCAGGAAAACCAGGGGGTGAGCGCGGCCAGGAATCACGGCATCAGCGCGGCGAAACACGATTGGATCGCCTTGCTCGATTCCGACGACGAATGGCTTCCCCGCAAGTTGGAAAGACAGTGGAGCGCGCTGGAACGGGATCCGCGATTCAGGTTCTGCCACACCGATGAGATCTGGATCCGCAAGGGCAGGCGGGTCAATCCCATGAAAAAGCACGCCAAGTACGGTGGACACATCTTCCATCATTGTCTGCCCCTGTGCGTCATCTCCCCTTCTTCCGCGCTGATACATCGTGATCTGTTCGAGCGCTTCGGCATGTTCGACCCGGAACTTCCGGTCTGCGAAGACTACGATCTGTGGCTGCGCATCTGCGCACGGGAACCCGTGCTTTATGTGGACGAACCCCTGCTGCTGAAGTTCGGCGGCCACGAGGACCAGTTGTCTCGCGCGTACTGGGGCATGGACCGTTTCCGCATACGCGCACTGGAGAAACTGATTCAAAGCGGCACTTTGGAAGACGAGGCCCTGACCGCCGCCCTGGATACCCTGTACCTGAAAATCGACATATACGCCGCCGGCGCGGAGAAGCGGCGCAGGTTCGAGGAAGCCGATCGCTACCGGGACAAGAAACGGCGTTTAGCGGCCAGCCTGGCCAGCCTGGTCAGCCTGGCCCGTTACGCCGGGACAGAGGGCTGCTGA
- a CDS encoding TonB-dependent receptor, with translation MDALYARRHVICDLSVTDDCIVLERNWRPMKRIALLIILICGLVPGSALAVTSGKVTGFVRDAATGDPLAGVTVRVKGTESRTVSGLNGEYFILNVPVGAYRLEVQMIGYLPVRTQVLTVNSDRTTRIDFELETTMLDLAEPVTITARRTSVRSDLTASSELIVPREIESLPVTDLSDLIFLQNGVVRDAEGGLHVRGGRANEISYYVDGATLEDPLLGGMGTHIPLASVEELVVNRGGFNAQYGEAMSGVVNIVTREGSGPLSGTFRAATTLQSQYDLEAGSYDETAAGRGGRLEGTLSGALPWFGNRGGYFLSGQVLSDGHHIPHNSRSLATVAGNLVFKPYPLMKLKISGHYFRQRHFQYDHRNQNGLSYDFNPDGLPERQAGSQALNLSVSQNISPRLFYTARFYRYATNSILFPTMLADRYWSEWPGYSVDDHGQYNGSIYESTQLPSDRYEGLPFTEGNDFFPLYRDARATYYGVRADLSGQATYWNQVRAGVEAQWYRLDWNERSFLQAVPQGQRYIVNPVEGALYFQNRVELSRLIVDAGLRMDYLDTSQRFFVDLPSGQAAQRDNSTKLRLSPRLGVSHSFTPRSLLRFNYGYFYQPPEFRHAYTNLRRDFSGESPRLGNPDLAPQKTVAYEFGLEHMLSGDVRVGFTASYKTISNLTSTAQVQYPGGMYYIFNNADFGSVRSVELIVKRDVTRMVSGSFNYTYSIARGSASTPQEHAEQVRPTGSADPAERGYFPLAFDQRHTLKAVVNVLAPETVQQRVLGVPLRGWGMSLVGYFGSGLPYTPTNALRERTEIERNQARLPAFANLDLRLRKRFRAGRFAYTVFSEVRNVFDRRNVVSVYANTGRPGDDGYTLESFTGRSDEFVRLRRLLSLDPQQYAPPREIRFGFEISF, from the coding sequence ATGGACGCCCTGTACGCCCGTCGGCATGTTATTTGCGACCTGTCGGTAACGGATGATTGTATCGTACTCGAGAGGAACTGGAGGCCCATGAAGCGCATCGCTTTGCTGATCATTCTTATATGCGGACTCGTCCCGGGTTCCGCCCTGGCCGTCACCTCCGGCAAGGTCACGGGGTTTGTACGGGACGCGGCGACCGGTGATCCGCTGGCCGGCGTCACGGTACGCGTAAAGGGTACCGAATCACGGACCGTTTCCGGGTTGAACGGGGAGTATTTCATCCTCAACGTCCCCGTAGGCGCGTACCGGCTTGAAGTACAGATGATCGGCTACCTGCCCGTCCGCACCCAGGTGCTGACCGTCAACAGCGACCGCACCACGCGGATCGACTTCGAGCTGGAAACGACCATGCTCGACCTGGCCGAACCCGTTACCATCACCGCGCGGAGGACGTCCGTCCGGTCGGACCTGACCGCTTCGAGTGAATTGATCGTCCCCCGGGAAATCGAGTCATTGCCCGTAACGGACCTGTCGGATCTGATATTTCTCCAGAACGGGGTGGTCCGGGACGCCGAGGGCGGCCTGCACGTGCGGGGCGGCCGGGCGAACGAGATCTCCTACTACGTGGACGGCGCCACCCTGGAGGATCCCCTGCTGGGCGGCATGGGTACGCATATACCCCTGGCTTCGGTCGAGGAACTGGTGGTCAACCGGGGCGGCTTCAACGCGCAGTACGGGGAGGCCATGTCGGGTGTCGTCAATATCGTGACCCGCGAGGGAAGCGGTCCCCTGTCGGGCACCTTCAGGGCCGCAACGACGCTGCAGTCCCAGTACGACCTGGAAGCGGGGAGTTACGACGAAACCGCGGCGGGACGGGGAGGGCGCCTGGAGGGGACGCTCAGTGGCGCGCTGCCCTGGTTCGGGAACCGTGGCGGCTATTTCCTTTCCGGCCAGGTCCTGAGCGACGGGCACCATATCCCCCACAACAGCCGTTCGCTGGCCACGGTGGCGGGAAACCTGGTGTTCAAGCCCTATCCCCTCATGAAGCTGAAGATCAGCGGTCACTACTTCCGCCAGCGCCATTTCCAGTATGACCATCGCAATCAGAACGGGCTTTCCTACGATTTCAATCCGGACGGACTTCCGGAAAGGCAGGCCGGCAGCCAGGCGCTCAACCTGTCGGTCAGCCAGAACATCAGTCCGCGACTCTTCTATACCGCACGGTTTTACAGGTATGCCACCAACAGCATCCTGTTTCCCACCATGCTGGCGGACAGATACTGGTCGGAGTGGCCGGGCTATTCGGTGGACGATCATGGTCAATACAACGGATCGATCTACGAGTCCACCCAGTTGCCTTCCGATCGATACGAGGGACTGCCGTTCACGGAAGGCAACGACTTCTTCCCGCTGTACCGGGACGCACGGGCAACCTATTACGGTGTAAGGGCTGACCTGAGCGGGCAGGCTACCTACTGGAACCAGGTCCGGGCGGGCGTCGAAGCGCAGTGGTACCGGCTGGACTGGAACGAGCGGTCGTTCCTGCAGGCCGTACCGCAGGGGCAGCGATACATCGTCAATCCCGTGGAAGGCGCCCTGTACTTTCAGAACAGGGTGGAGTTGAGCCGGTTGATCGTGGACGCCGGGCTCCGGATGGATTACCTGGACACGAGCCAGCGGTTTTTCGTCGATTTACCGTCGGGCCAGGCCGCGCAACGGGACAACTCGACCAAGTTACGGCTTAGCCCGCGTCTGGGCGTTTCCCATTCCTTCACGCCGCGGAGCCTGCTCCGGTTCAATTACGGATACTTCTACCAACCGCCGGAGTTCCGGCATGCCTATACGAACCTGCGGCGCGACTTCAGCGGCGAATCCCCGCGCCTGGGGAATCCCGACCTGGCCCCCCAGAAGACCGTGGCCTATGAGTTCGGCCTCGAGCATATGCTGTCCGGGGACGTCCGCGTCGGGTTCACGGCCTCCTACAAGACCATCTCCAACCTGACGTCGACGGCGCAGGTCCAGTATCCCGGTGGGATGTATTACATCTTCAACAACGCGGATTTTGGTTCCGTGCGCAGCGTGGAACTGATCGTGAAACGGGACGTGACGCGCATGGTTTCCGGGTCCTTCAACTACACCTACTCCATCGCCCGGGGCAGCGCGTCCACGCCCCAGGAGCACGCGGAGCAGGTCAGGCCGACCGGCTCCGCCGATCCCGCGGAGAGAGGCTATTTCCCGCTCGCCTTCGACCAGCGGCATACCTTGAAAGCCGTGGTGAACGTGCTCGCGCCCGAAACCGTGCAGCAGCGTGTACTGGGCGTACCGCTTAGGGGATGGGGGATGTCCCTGGTCGGTTATTTCGGCAGCGGCCTGCCCTACACGCCGACCAACGCCCTGCGCGAACGGACGGAAATCGAGCGGAACCAGGCGCGCCTGCCGGCCTTCGCCAACCTCGACTTGCGCCTGAGGAAGCGCTTCAGGGCCGGCCGGTTCGCCTACACGGTGTTCTCGGAAGTCCGGAACGTGTTCGACCGCCGGAACGTCGTCAGCGTCTACGCCAACACGGGCCGTCCGGGGGACGATGGATATACCCTGGAGTCGTTTACCGGCCGGTCGGATGAGTTTGTCCGGCTGCGGCGCCTTTTGAGCCTGGATCCCCAGCAGTACGCCCCGCCCCGGGAAATACGGTTCGGTTTCGAAATCAGTTTCTGA
- a CDS encoding VOC family protein, with product MSLVKIRSLEHVAVAYRDTDAAAKWYCDVLGFEIALKFNNPGSDANYYFVRDPAGTCFIEIISMPEGDDTQLADIRTAHVHIAFNVDDMDEAVSVLESKGVKLEGPPVRAGQNILLFFRDPEGAPLQLVQRAKPL from the coding sequence ATTTCCTTGGTAAAGATACGTTCACTGGAGCATGTAGCCGTGGCCTACCGGGACACGGACGCCGCGGCGAAATGGTACTGCGACGTGCTGGGCTTCGAAATCGCGCTCAAGTTCAACAACCCGGGAAGCGACGCGAATTACTACTTCGTCCGCGATCCCGCCGGCACCTGTTTCATCGAGATCATTTCCATGCCCGAAGGAGATGACACGCAACTCGCCGACATCCGGACCGCCCACGTGCATATCGCCTTCAACGTGGATGACATGGACGAAGCTGTTTCCGTGCTGGAATCGAAGGGTGTTAAGCTGGAAGGTCCGCCGGTCCGGGCCGGGCAGAACATCCTGCTCTTCTTCCGCGATCCGGAAGGCGCACCGCTGCAACTGGTGCAACGGGCGAAGCCGCTCTGA
- a CDS encoding RNB domain-containing ribonuclease, giving the protein MKSTGYPPAVNSLDFDPVRAQDKCMKTRVFKRLESERKEHSVHIGDLIIFRHRGDIQIGMLQAVSRKKLKVATSANRVMDISTDPIVRYTDIRVRDLPEMLAVRREIEDQALSLDLEEVWDILKDDPNVFTSEDIGELYWGEPGSPEQRAAMQLHLSRQCLYFCERDNGFTSRTTDQVRSILDKEARQRAVSTEREGFDRWLADETQQDLQSLTNRQKRWLSHLRDFVIQGDEYAAIDQVRSLLKEMPTLAGGDPQRSVFEVMVRKGFWDEDENLDLLRYEIPTEFSDEVLDYAAGCRSSESGREDLTGLPILSIDDASTQDIDDALSAERTEDGYRIGVHITDVADLVPRDSVLDLAARERMSSVYLPDRHIPMLPANLSQDHCALLEGERRCAISFFFTLSSEFELLDSRIMPSLIVNRARLSYDEANRLLGTIEQPYAEVLQILNQAVDVFYQRRIDQGAVDLERSVVSIKVDGEKRIRIVLRDTSTRSEHIVSELMILANRTAAAYLAGRDIPAIYRTQAETDLGDLEQAEHDAVWRFLVLRRMKPLELSLKSRPHATLGVDTYCQITSPIRRYADLVLQRQLRTALAEGPPAYDAEEMMDELSALERSRILNKIQARREWYWLLKHLEQQKDVHIRAIVLETRERNILVEFPDFGTRMAVKAEGRPSPGEEIMLSPVAIDPWSGTLRLRQVTDQS; this is encoded by the coding sequence ATGAAGTCAACCGGTTACCCGCCCGCCGTGAATTCGCTTGACTTCGACCCGGTCCGGGCACAGGATAAATGCATGAAAACACGCGTGTTCAAACGGCTTGAATCCGAAAGAAAAGAGCACTCCGTGCATATCGGCGACCTGATCATCTTCCGTCATCGCGGGGACATTCAGATAGGTATGCTCCAGGCGGTTTCCAGGAAGAAACTCAAGGTGGCGACCTCGGCCAACCGGGTCATGGACATCTCCACCGATCCCATCGTGCGCTATACCGATATCCGGGTCCGCGACCTTCCGGAAATGCTGGCCGTCCGGCGGGAAATCGAGGACCAGGCCCTTTCCTTAGACCTTGAAGAGGTCTGGGACATCCTCAAAGACGATCCCAACGTATTCACCTCGGAAGACATCGGTGAACTGTACTGGGGCGAACCCGGCTCGCCCGAGCAGCGTGCGGCCATGCAGCTGCACCTGAGCCGCCAGTGCCTGTACTTCTGCGAACGGGACAACGGCTTCACGTCCCGCACGACCGACCAGGTCAGAAGCATCCTGGACAAAGAGGCCCGCCAGCGCGCCGTGAGCACCGAGCGGGAAGGGTTCGACCGCTGGCTCGCGGACGAAACGCAACAGGACCTTCAGTCCCTGACGAACCGCCAGAAGCGCTGGTTGTCCCACCTCCGGGATTTCGTCATTCAGGGCGACGAATACGCCGCGATCGACCAGGTGCGCAGCCTGCTGAAGGAAATGCCCACCCTGGCCGGCGGCGATCCGCAGCGATCCGTTTTTGAAGTCATGGTACGAAAGGGGTTCTGGGACGAAGACGAAAATCTCGATCTGCTGCGTTACGAGATACCGACCGAGTTTTCCGACGAGGTCCTCGATTACGCCGCGGGTTGCCGATCCTCCGAATCCGGCCGGGAAGATCTGACCGGGTTGCCGATCCTGTCGATTGACGATGCATCCACCCAGGATATAGACGACGCCCTCTCCGCGGAACGGACCGAGGACGGCTACCGGATCGGCGTGCATATCACCGACGTGGCGGACCTCGTGCCCCGGGATTCGGTCCTGGACCTCGCGGCGCGGGAAAGGATGTCGTCCGTCTACCTGCCGGATCGGCACATACCCATGCTGCCCGCCAACCTCTCGCAGGACCACTGTGCGTTGCTCGAGGGCGAACGGCGTTGTGCCATCAGTTTCTTCTTCACGCTGTCTTCGGAATTCGAACTGCTGGATTCCCGGATCATGCCGTCCCTGATCGTCAACCGGGCGAGGCTGTCCTACGACGAAGCCAACCGGCTGCTGGGTACGATCGAGCAACCCTACGCCGAAGTGCTGCAGATCCTGAACCAGGCGGTGGACGTCTTTTACCAGCGTCGCATCGACCAGGGCGCGGTCGACCTGGAACGCAGCGTAGTCTCGATCAAAGTGGACGGCGAGAAGCGTATCCGGATCGTGCTTCGGGACACTTCCACCCGGTCCGAACACATCGTGTCGGAACTGATGATCCTCGCCAACCGGACCGCCGCGGCGTACCTGGCCGGCCGCGACATACCCGCGATTTACCGTACCCAGGCCGAGACCGACCTGGGCGACCTTGAACAGGCGGAGCACGATGCGGTCTGGCGCTTCCTGGTACTGAGAAGAATGAAGCCGCTCGAACTCAGCCTGAAGTCCCGTCCGCACGCCACGCTGGGCGTAGACACCTACTGCCAGATCACGTCGCCGATCCGGCGGTACGCCGACCTGGTCCTTCAGCGGCAGTTGCGGACGGCCCTGGCGGAAGGCCCCCCGGCCTACGACGCCGAAGAAATGATGGATGAACTGTCCGCCCTCGAACGCAGCAGGATACTGAACAAGATCCAGGCCAGGCGGGAATGGTACTGGTTGCTCAAGCACCTCGAGCAACAGAAAGACGTCCACATCAGGGCGATCGTCCTCGAGACGCGGGAACGGAACATCCTGGTCGAGTTTCCGGATTTCGGAACGAGGATGGCGGTCAAGGCGGAGGGCAGGCCTTCACCGGGTGAAGAAATAATGTTGAGTCCCGTCGCAATCGACCCGTGGTCGGGAACGCTGAGATTGCGGCAGGTTACAGATCAATCCTGA
- a CDS encoding MBL fold metallo-hydrolase — MIFEQIENGGDRNFGYLVADEETRKAAAVDPSYRPEYYIRRAGELDVELTCIICTHSHHDHVNGNDHLIEELGLDVVMYRDAEYFYDIEVKDGEIFRLGELELAVIHTPGHCEDGMCLLAEDKLITGDTLFVGKVGGTATEEEARKEFDSLRRLMELDDETGVYPGHDFGVKPTSTIGYERNNNPFILQPTFADFLHLKENWLAYKERHNIP; from the coding sequence ATGATATTCGAACAGATCGAGAACGGGGGCGACCGGAACTTCGGTTACCTGGTGGCCGACGAGGAAACCCGGAAGGCGGCGGCGGTCGACCCCTCCTACCGGCCCGAATACTACATACGCCGCGCGGGCGAACTGGACGTGGAACTAACCTGCATCATCTGCACGCATTCCCACCATGACCACGTGAACGGCAACGACCACCTGATCGAGGAACTGGGCCTCGACGTGGTAATGTACCGGGACGCGGAGTATTTCTATGATATTGAAGTCAAGGATGGGGAGATCTTCCGGCTGGGTGAACTCGAGCTGGCCGTGATCCACACCCCCGGCCACTGCGAGGACGGCATGTGCCTCCTGGCGGAAGACAAGCTGATTACCGGGGATACGCTCTTCGTGGGCAAGGTGGGCGGCACGGCCACCGAAGAAGAAGCGCGGAAGGAATTCGACAGCCTGCGGCGCCTGATGGAGCTGGACGACGAAACCGGGGTCTACCCGGGTCATGACTTCGGGGTAAAGCCCACTTCGACAATCGGTTACGAGCGAAACAACAATCCGTTCATCCTGCAGCCCACCTTCGCGGATTTCCTGCATCTCAAGGAAAACTGGCTCGCCTACAAGGAACGGCACAACATCCCGTAG
- a CDS encoding DegT/DnrJ/EryC1/StrS family aminotransferase: MLALHGGSPYRDTDSRPFPTRTPFGDEEIRLVTKALRSQNLFRWGGELTPLFESRFAETYGAKHAIGSTSGTAALHVAIGAVDPEPGDEIITSAITDLGTIIPILYQNAVPVFADTDPETLTVDPEDVERLITPRTRAIIAIHLFGNACRMEALAEISRRMGIPLIEDCCQAHLTRYRGRLLGTFGDIGCFSFQQSKHMTTGDGGMTITDDDALGRCMRSFADKHYDRDRAGSRMYGPLGMNFRITELHSAVGLAQLEKVGRVVASRNRLGGRLSKGIQHLDGIVPAPVTPGATHSYWSYPMRVTGYSNETFARALNAEGIGASAGYIGDPIFQCSAALTDHRTYGNSRFPFYSPYTDRTFEHADELCPSTRELLGQLVMLSFNEQYTDGDIDDVAGAVRKVASALERVR, translated from the coding sequence ATGTTAGCCCTCCACGGCGGATCGCCCTACCGGGATACGGACTCCCGCCCCTTTCCCACCCGGACGCCCTTCGGCGACGAAGAAATACGACTCGTCACGAAAGCGCTGCGTTCCCAGAATCTCTTTCGGTGGGGTGGCGAACTCACCCCGCTGTTCGAAAGCCGTTTCGCCGAAACCTACGGTGCGAAGCACGCCATCGGATCCACGTCGGGGACCGCGGCCCTGCATGTCGCCATCGGCGCGGTAGACCCGGAACCCGGGGACGAGATCATCACGAGCGCGATCACCGACCTGGGCACAATCATCCCCATCCTGTACCAGAACGCCGTGCCGGTCTTCGCGGACACGGATCCGGAGACACTTACCGTGGACCCGGAGGACGTCGAACGGCTCATCACGCCGCGAACGCGGGCGATCATCGCCATACACCTCTTCGGCAACGCCTGCCGGATGGAGGCCCTGGCGGAGATCTCGCGCCGCATGGGGATTCCGCTCATCGAGGACTGCTGCCAGGCTCACCTGACGCGTTACCGGGGACGGCTGCTGGGCACCTTCGGGGACATCGGCTGCTTCAGTTTCCAGCAGTCGAAGCACATGACCACCGGGGACGGCGGCATGACCATCACGGACGACGACGCCCTGGGCCGCTGCATGCGGAGCTTCGCGGACAAGCACTACGACCGGGATCGGGCAGGATCGCGCATGTACGGACCGCTGGGCATGAACTTCCGAATCACGGAACTGCATTCCGCGGTGGGACTGGCCCAGCTGGAAAAAGTCGGCCGGGTCGTTGCATCGAGGAACCGGCTTGGCGGCCGGCTGTCAAAGGGGATCCAACACCTCGACGGCATCGTGCCGGCGCCGGTGACGCCGGGCGCAACGCACAGTTACTGGTCCTACCCGATGCGGGTCACCGGGTATTCGAATGAAACTTTCGCCAGAGCGTTGAACGCCGAAGGAATCGGGGCGAGTGCCGGGTACATCGGCGATCCGATTTTTCAGTGTTCGGCGGCGCTCACGGACCACCGGACCTACGGGAACTCCCGTTTCCCCTTCTACAGCCCGTACACGGACCGCACCTTCGAGCATGCGGACGAACTGTGTCCGAGCACCCGCGAATTGCTCGGACAACTCGTGATGCTCTCCTTCAACGAACAATATACCGACGGGGATATCGACGACGTGGCCGGCGCGGTGCGGAAGGTCGCATCGGCGCTGGAACGGGTGCGGTGA
- a CDS encoding GNAT family N-acetyltransferase: MKNFSLFFATLRNRFKVEDVPFQFRDPGVLVDGDLRLRLHGTLPGDARRGIVPEYIFDMVRATGPDTIEGPDKPDQPATVMGRLSLRIGNTEHIEKYAGHIGYSVDPPYRGRRLAARSCLLILPLARAHGINPLWITCNPENTASRRTCEIIGSTLVETVPIPPTDPLYRWDTKWKCRYRVDL, translated from the coding sequence ATGAAAAACTTCAGTTTGTTTTTTGCCACGCTCAGGAACCGATTCAAGGTCGAGGACGTCCCGTTTCAATTTCGCGACCCGGGCGTGCTTGTGGACGGGGATCTGCGGTTGCGGCTCCACGGGACGCTGCCGGGCGACGCGCGGCGCGGCATCGTTCCCGAGTACATCTTCGACATGGTGCGGGCGACCGGCCCGGATACAATCGAAGGACCGGACAAACCGGACCAACCGGCAACCGTGATGGGAAGGCTGTCCTTGCGCATAGGCAACACGGAGCACATCGAAAAGTACGCCGGCCACATCGGATACTCCGTGGACCCGCCCTATCGAGGCCGCCGGCTGGCCGCCCGCAGTTGCCTGCTCATCCTGCCGCTCGCCCGGGCACACGGGATCAACCCGCTCTGGATCACCTGCAATCCGGAGAACACGGCGTCCAGAAGGACCTGCGAGATCATCGGTTCCACGCTGGTGGAGACCGTCCCGATTCCCCCGACCGATCCGCTTTACCGGTGGGACACGAAGTGGAAGTGCCGGTATCGGGTGGATCTTTAG